A DNA window from Daucus carota subsp. sativus chromosome 3, DH1 v3.0, whole genome shotgun sequence contains the following coding sequences:
- the LOC108215318 gene encoding U-box domain-containing protein 9: protein MAKGVFEDDPSMLTKAAELKKELQRLVKAVVEEDDEVFSLEAIDQANQMLCALKEMKLRRSLSFNLAHQENESGNDGNEGKDESLWGLPQEFRCPISKKLMGDPVIVATGQTYDRPFIQKWLKSGNRTCPQTQQVLSHTILTPNNLIRDMIVKWCKSRGVQLPDSNQDSDEDGLTKSDRDLFISLLEKLSSSLSDQKKAARELRLLTKRTPSFRALFGESVDAIPQLLNPLSQNKSKSENHLDLQEDLITTVLNLSIHDNNKKIVAETPMVIPLLLDALRSGTIETRSNAAAALFTLSALDSNKALIGKSGALKPLIHLLEDGHPLAMKDVASAIFNLCILHENKLRAVRDGAVRVILEKLLNRVRVDELLAILAMLSTNQRAVEEIGELEGVSCLLSIIRENSCPRNTENCVAILHTICFSDRTKWREIREEENKHSTISQVAQNGTSRAKRKASGILERINRAMNITHTA, encoded by the exons ATGGCTAAAGGGGTTTTCGAGGATGATCCAAGCATGCTTACAAAAGCAGCAGAGTTGAAAAAGGAGTTGCAGAGGCTTGTGAAAGCTGTggttgaagaagatgatgaggTGTTCAGTTTGGAAGCTATTGATCAGGCTAATCAGATGCTGTGTGCATTGAAAGAGATGAAATTGAGAAGATCTTTGAGTTTTAATCTGGCCCATCAAGAGAATGAGAGTGGAAATGATGGGAATGAGGGAAAGGATGAGTCTTTGTGGGGTTTGCCTCAAGAATTTAGGTGTCCAATTTCGAAGAAGCTCATGGGTGATCCTGTTATTGTGGCTACTGGACAG ACGTATGATAGACCTTTTATCCAAAAATGGTTAAAATCCGGTAATAGGACATGCCCTCAAACTCAACAAGTCCTTAGTCACACTATTCTTACCCCGAACAACTTAATTCGGGATATGATAGTAAAATGGTGCAAGAGCCGTGGTGTTCAGTTGCCAGACTCTAACCAAGACTCTGATGAGGATGGATTAACGAAATCAGATCGAGATCTTTTCATCTCTTTGCTTGAGAAGttgtcatcatcattgtctgaTCAAAAGAAAGCTGCTAGGGAATTGCGGTTGTTGACCAAGAGAACACCCTCATTCCGTGCACTTTTTGGTGAATCTGTTGATGCAATACCTCAATTACTGAATCCCCTGTCCCAAAACAAATCGAAAAGTGAAAACCACCTTGATCTTCAAGAAGACTTAATTACCACAGTTTTGAATCTTTCTATCCATGACAACAACAAGAAGATAGTTGCAGAAACACCAATGGTTATCCCTCTCCTCTTGGATGCTTTGAGATCAGGAACAATTGAAACAAGGAGCAATGCAGCTGCAGCTCTTTTTACATTATCAGCACTTGACTCTAATAAAGCGCTTATTGGAAAATCTGGTGCTCTTAAACCACTTATCCATCTTTTAGAAGATGGCCACCCGCTAGCTATGAAGGACGTTGCTTCAGCTATCTTTAATCTCTGTATCCTTCATGAAAATAAGTTGAGGGCCGTCAGGGACGGTGCAGTGAGAGTGATCCTTGAAAAACTCTTAAATAGAGTACGTGTTGATGAGTTATTAGCCATTCTTGCTATGCTATCAACTAATCAAAGGGCTGTCGAGGAAATAGGAGAACTTGAGGGCGTTTCATGCCTGCTTAGTATTATTAGAGAGAATTCATGTCCTCGGAACACAGAAAACTGCGTAGCGATACTTCATACGATATGTTTCAGTGACAGGACCAAGTGGAGGGAAATACGGGAGGAAGAAAATAAACACAGTACAATATCTCAGGTTGCTCAAAATGGCACCTCCAGGGCCAAGAGGAAGGCTAGTGGCATTCTTGAGAGAATAAATAGAGCTATGAATATCACACATACTGCTTGA
- the LOC108210879 gene encoding E3 ubiquitin-protein ligase CHIP — MGPTAPPTKQAEQLRQDGNSYFAKNKLSAAIDAYTEAITLCPNVPIYWTNRALCHRKRNDWIRVEEDCRRAVQLDHSSVKAHYMLGLALLQREQYADGVKELEKALDLGRGANPKSYIVEEVWQELAKARYLEWEHASTKRSWELQSLKEACQSALKEKHDRKYSEMEGFVDDINDDYSKQLDGLEQVFAIASEADTPTEVPDYLCCKITLDIFRDPVITPSGVTYERSVILDHLKKVGEFDPITRKPLHQHQLVPNLAVKEAVQAFLQKHGWAYKMG; from the exons ATGGGCCCCACCGCTCCTCCTACCAAACAGGCCGAACAACTTCGACAAGATGGCAACTCTTACTTCGCTAAGAATAAGTTGTCTGCTGCCATCGACGCTTACACCGAG GCAATTACTTTGTGTCCGAATGTTCCGATTTATTGGACTAACCGTGCCTTATGTCATCGAAAGCGCAA TGATTGGATTCGAGTCGAGGAGGATTGCAGGAGAGCCGTCCAACTCGATCATTCTTCGGTCAAG GCTCATTATATGCTTGGACTTGCATTGCTACAGAGGGAACAATATGCAGATGGAGTTAAGGAATTGGAAAAA GCATTGGATCTTGGTAGAGGAGCAAACCCAAAGAGTTACATAGTGGAAGAAGTGTGGCAAGAGCTTGCTAAAGCAAGATATCTAGAGTGGGAGCATGCATCAACTAAACGGTCATGGGAGCTGCAAAGCTTGAA AGAAGCTTGTCAGTCTGCTTTGAAGGAGAAACACGATCGCAAATATTCTGAAATGGAAGGATTTGTAGATGATATTAATGACGACTATTCCAAGCAATTGGATGGTCTTGAACAAGTATTTGCTATAGCTTCTGAAGCAGATACGCCAACGGAG GTGCCAGATTATCTATGCTGTAAAATTACGCTTGATATCTTCCGTGATCCAGTCATTACTCCCAGCGGGGTTACATATGAGCGCTCAGTGATTCTTGATCATCTTAAAAAG GTGGGCGAGTTTGATCCAATCACGCGCAAACCACTTCATCAACACCAGTTAGTACCAAATTTAGCGGTGAAAGAAGCGGTGCAAGCTTTTTTGCAGAAGCATGGCTGGGCTTACAAGATGGGTTAG
- the LOC108211586 gene encoding serine/threonine-protein kinase OXI1: MTQEDEPHGEEIQTLHLNDLKALSVLGRGGKGVVFLVQTKSASQELFALKVVSRSSIEKRRNGDGSEYKRVCFEQEVLRRLRHPLLPKLRGVLWTENILGYAIDYCPGGDLHSLRMKLSEKMFSDDVIRFYAAELVLALEYLHGLGIVYRDLKPDNVMIQENGHLMLVDFDLSTKLSAKPQEPRVNLVQKTNVKKKKSFYKRRSNSGVSPDNTMESNETVESDSTVSKSKSFVGTDEYMPPEMIQGKGHDFAVDSWCLGVMLYEMLYGSTPFKGINRKETYYRILAKSPDLVGEMTPLRDLIGKLLEKDPKQRISIQKIKAHEFFVGVDWSLVLDVTRPPFIPVEPCVKPKDMDGNNGIDVELFVRGVFKVDGEKEKEFGEFKNELPNESNHFLVF, encoded by the exons ATGACACAAGAAGATGAACCACATGGCGAAGAAATTCAAACTCTGCACCTCAACGACTTGAAGGCGCTCTCGGTGCTCGGCCGAGGCGGCAAAGGCGTGGTGTTTTTAGTCCAGACCAAATCAGCTAGCCAGGAGCTGTTTGCGCTCAAAGTTGTCTCCAGATCTTCGATTGAGAAGAGGAGGAACGGGGATGGCAGCGAGTACAAGCGTGTTTGTTTCGAACAGGAGGTTTTGAGGCGCCTGCGACATCCGTTATTGCCTAAACTCCGCGGAGTCTTGTGGACTGAGAACATCCTTGGATATGCTATTGATTATTGTCCCGGAGGTGATCTGCATTCTCTTCGAATGAAATTGTCCGAAAAAATGTTCTCCGATGATGTTATCAG ATTCTACGCGGCTGAATTGGTACTGGCATTGGAGTATCTCCACGGATTAGGCATCGTTTACAGAGATTTAAAGCCGGACAACGTGATGATCCAAGAAAACGGCCACTTAATGCTTGTCGATTTCGATCTCTCAACTAAGCTCTCCGCCAAGCCTCAGGAGCCTCGAGTCAACTTAGTACAGAAAACAAATGTCAAAAAGAAGAAATCATTCTACAAACGACGTTCAAACTCAGGTGTTTCACCCGATAACACAATGGAATCGAATGAAACCGTCGAGTCAGACTCGACGGTTTCGAAATCAAAATCATTTGTCGGAACGGATGAGTACATGCCGCCCGAAATGATCCAAGGCAAGGGCCACGATTTCGCGGTGGACTCGTGGTGCTTGGGAGTGATGCTATATGAAATGTTGTACGGTTCGACTCCGTTCAAGGGAATAAATCGAAAGGAAACGTATTATCGTATTTTAGCAAAATCTccggacttagtcggtgaaaTGACACCGTTGAGAGATTTGATCGGGAAATTGCTCGAAAAGGACCCGAAACAGAGGATCTCGATTCAAAAAATCAAGGCTCACGAATTTTTCGTGGGAGTTGATTGGAGTCTTGTCCTGGACGTTACGAGACCACCTTTTATTCCAGTGGAGCCATGTGTTAAGCCTAAGGACATGGATGGAAATAATGGAATTGATGTGGAATTATTTGTCCGGGGAGTGTTTAAAGTTGATGGGGAGAAGGAAAAAGAGTTTGGTGAGTTCAAGAATGAGCTTCCTAACGAATCTAAccattttttggttttttaa
- the LOC108212986 gene encoding auxin-induced in root cultures protein 12-like, producing MAFLQFLRYSILLVQISFPFSHSLICTSQNLTNNHFLYKNCIDLPTLNSYLHWSYETSNSFLSIAFLSSTTPSGWTSWAINPSAAGMIGAQALIAFRRSDGTMSVKTYNISSYETVVESDILFNVSNLSADYSNGIMRIFATLALPENTKAVNQLWQAGGSVVDGETPGKHDLEDANLNAKGKLQLLDHAKTINYATSGDVNGDIAKHSSNSGSRSLEFVSTKVAVFVMLYSIFVGILDY from the coding sequence atgGCATTTCTTCAATTTCTCCGCTACTCGATTCTTTTAGTCCAAATTTCATTTCCATTCTCGCATTCTCTCATCTGCACTTCACAAAACCTGACAAACAATCACTTCCTCTACAAAAATTGCATCGATCTCCCTACCCTAAACTCCTACCTCCACTGGTCTTACGAGACCTCGAACTCATTCCTTTCCATTGCATTCCTCTCGTCAACAACGCCTAGTGGCTGGACCTCATGGGCCATCAACCCCTCCGCTGCTGGAATGATCGGGGCTCAGGCTTTGATCGCATTTAGACGATCCGATGGAACAATGTCTGTCAAGACCTACAATATCAGCTCCTACGAAACAGTCGTTGAGTCGGACATTTTATTCAATGTCTCGAATTTGTCCGCTGATTATTCTAATGGAATCATGAGAATATTTGCTACACTGGCATTACCAGAGAATACGAAGGCGGTGAATCAGCTGTGGCAGGCCGGTGGCTCCGTCGTGGACGGTGAAACACCGGGGAAGCATGACCTGGAGGATGCGAATTTGAATGCTAAGGGCAAGCTGCAGCTGCTAGATCATGCTAAGACGATTAATTATGCTACAAGCGGTGATGTTAATGGTGACATTGCGAAGCATAGCAGCAATAGTGGCAGTCGCAGTTTAGAGTTCGTGAGTACGAAAGTTGCAGTCTTCGTAATGCTATActctatttttgttggaattTTAGATTATTGA
- the LOC108213240 gene encoding EPIDERMAL PATTERNING FACTOR-like protein 9: MANLKLLHLVLLCFILMWSAQLSQGASPQRVLRGSVAPENDLQVHDKEWIRSNARRLMIGSVAPTCTYNECRGCKFRCRAEQVPVEGNDPMNSAYHYKCICHR; the protein is encoded by the exons ATGGCCAACCTTAAACTTCTCCACTTAGTCTTGCTGTGCTTCATCTTAATGTGGTCTGCACAACTTTCGCAAG GGGCCAGTCCTCAACGTGTTCTTCGTGGTTCAGTAGCACCGGAAAATGACTTGCAG gtTCATGACAAAGAGTGGATTCGCAGCAATGCAAGAAGGTTGATGATTGGCTCAGTAGCTCCTACTTGCACTTACAATGAATGCAGAGGATGCAAGTTCAGGTGCAGAGCTGAGCAAGTTCCAGTGGAAGGCAACGACCCTATGAACAGCGCATATCATTACAAATGTATTTGCCATCGGTAA
- the LOC108215258 gene encoding AUGMIN subunit 3 isoform X2, with protein MSGARLCRLLSELGYQEDSKGGVVDPDSLEWPFQYDEARPILDWLCSSLRPSNVLSPSELNQYEQFLQQGKMLEGEDLDFAYESIAAFSTRRDNQEAVFGAEEGVKDIRDATSALKAEALDLQRQLKHLQSQYDMLSGQASTLIQGRRARVAATSTVNGQLTNIDDSLSARNLEMNAVLGRIASTTQELSHYHSGEENGIYLSYSDFHPYLLVDTSYVKELNQWFTKKLDTGPFRLVAEEGKSKCSRVSLDDISNTLVQDMEKSHHQRVSELQRLRSIFGTSERQWVEAQVQNAKQQAILTALKAQVTSDEAHIHLDIHSLRRKHAELSGEITNLYHKEEKLLSETIPDLCWELAQLQDTYILQGDYDLKVMRQEYYINRQKAFIGHLTNQLARHQFLKIACQLEKKTMLGAFSLLKVIEMELQGYLSATKGRVGRCMALIQAASDVQEQGAVDDRDTFLHGVRDLLSIHSNAQASLSTYVSAPGIAQQISGLHSDLMILQSDLEHALPEDRNRCINELCTLIQSLQQLLFASSTTAQPNLSPRILMKELNEMEKVNAKLSAAVEEVTLEHCKKSEIVKHHSQEMALQRRVFVDFFCNPDRLRNQVRELTARVRALQAS; from the exons ATGAGTGGAGCTAGATTGTGTAGATTGTTGAGTGAACTGGGCTACCAAGAAGACTCAAAAGGAGGTGTAGTTGACCCAGATAGTCTTGAATGGCCTTTTCAGTATGATGAAGCTCGTCCAATTCTTGATTGGCTTTGCTCTAGTCTTCGCCCTTCTAATGTTCTTTCCCCTTCTGAGCTCAATCA ATATGAGCAATTTTTACAACAAGGGAAAATGCTGGAG GGGGAAGACCTAGATTTTGCTTATGAAAGCATTGCAGCCTTTTCGACAAGGAGAGACAATCAGGAGGCTGTTTTCGGAGCTGAAGAAGGTGTGAAAGACATAAG GGACGCTACATCTGCGCTTAAAGCTGAAGCGCTGGATTTGCAGAGACAACTGAAGCATCTGCAATCTCAATATGATATGCTCTCTGGGCAGGCCTCAACTTTAATACAAGGAAGAAGGGCACGGGTGGCAGCTACGTCTACTGTAAATGGACAACTAACTAACATTGATGACAGCCTTTCAGCAAGAAATTTGGAG ATGAATGCAGTTCTTGGAAGAATTGCCTCAACAACTCAAGAGTTGTCTCACTATCATTCAGGGGAAG AAAATGGCATATACTTATCTTATTCTGATTTTCATCCATACTTGCTCGTGGATACGTCATATGTGAAAGAGCTGAATCAATGGTTTACTAAGAAACTAGATACG GGTCCTTTCCGGTTAGTGGCTGAAGAGGGTAAATCTAAATGTTCCAGAGTGAGCCTTGATGACATCTCAAATACTTTAGTACAAG ATATGGAAAAATCACATCATCAGCGTGTATCTGAATTGCAAAGGCTTCGCTCCAT ATTTGGAACAAGTGAAAGACAGTGGGTGGAAGCACAAGTTCAAAATGCCAAGCAGCAAGCTATCCTCACAGCCTTGAAAGCTCAAGTAACATCAGATGAAGCCCACATTCATCTTGATATTCATTCTCTTAG GAGAAAGCATGCTGAATTGTCTGGAGAAATCACAAACCTGTATCACAAAGAAGAAAAGTTGTTGTCTGAG ACAATACCTGATCTTTGTTGGGAACTGGCTCAGCTGCAAGACACATATATCCTGCAAG GTGATTACGATTTGAAGGTCATGCGCCAAGAATACTACATTAATCGGCAAAAAGCG TTTATTGGTCATCTGACTAATCAGCTGGCAAGACATCAGTTTCTGAAAATAGCATGTCAGTTGGAAAAGAAGACCATGCTTGGGGCGTTTTCACTTCTTAAAGTAATTGAAATGGAGCTGCAAGGATACCTGTCAGCAACAAAGGGTCGTGTG GGGCGATGCATGGCATTGATTCAAGCAGCATCTGATGTACAAGAACAAGGGGCAGTGGATGATCGAGATACATTTCTGCATGGTGTTAGGGATCTTCTTAGTATTCATTCAA ATGCTCAAGCGAGCCTATCAACATATGTATCAGCTCCCGGCATTGCCCAGCAGATATCTGGACTTCATTCAGACCTGATGATTTTGCAGTCTGACCTCGAACATGCCCTTCCTGAAGACAGAAACCGATGTATTAATGAGCT ATGCACCCTTATTCAAAGTCTGCAGCAACTGCTATTTGCATCATCCACAACTGCACAGCCGAATCTGTCACCTCGG ATTTTAATGAAAGAGCTAAATGAGATGGAAAAGGTAAATGCAAAACTATCTGCTGCAGTAGAGGAAGTGACACTTGAGCATTGCAAAAAGAGTGAG ATTGTAAAGCATCATTCTCAAGAAATGGCACTTCAGAGACGCGTTTTTGTTGATTTCTTCTGCAATCCGGACCGACTCAGAAATCAAGTTCGGGAGCTTACTGCACGAGTCAGAGCACTGCAAGCATCTTAA
- the LOC108215258 gene encoding AUGMIN subunit 3 isoform X1: MSGARLCRLLSELGYQEDSKGGVVDPDSLEWPFQYDEARPILDWLCSSLRPSNVLSPSELNQYEQFLQQGKMLEGEDLDFAYESIAAFSTRRDNQEAVFGAEEGVKDIRDATSALKAEALDLQRQLKHLQSQYDMLSGQASTLIQGRRARVAATSTVNGQLTNIDDSLSARNLEMNAVLGRIASTTQELSHYHSGEENGIYLSYSDFHPYLLVDTSYVKELNQWFTKKLDTGPFRLVAEEGKSKCSRVSLDDISNTLVQADMEKSHHQRVSELQRLRSIFGTSERQWVEAQVQNAKQQAILTALKAQVTSDEAHIHLDIHSLRRKHAELSGEITNLYHKEEKLLSETIPDLCWELAQLQDTYILQGDYDLKVMRQEYYINRQKAFIGHLTNQLARHQFLKIACQLEKKTMLGAFSLLKVIEMELQGYLSATKGRVGRCMALIQAASDVQEQGAVDDRDTFLHGVRDLLSIHSNAQASLSTYVSAPGIAQQISGLHSDLMILQSDLEHALPEDRNRCINELCTLIQSLQQLLFASSTTAQPNLSPRILMKELNEMEKVNAKLSAAVEEVTLEHCKKSEIVKHHSQEMALQRRVFVDFFCNPDRLRNQVRELTARVRALQAS, from the exons ATGAGTGGAGCTAGATTGTGTAGATTGTTGAGTGAACTGGGCTACCAAGAAGACTCAAAAGGAGGTGTAGTTGACCCAGATAGTCTTGAATGGCCTTTTCAGTATGATGAAGCTCGTCCAATTCTTGATTGGCTTTGCTCTAGTCTTCGCCCTTCTAATGTTCTTTCCCCTTCTGAGCTCAATCA ATATGAGCAATTTTTACAACAAGGGAAAATGCTGGAG GGGGAAGACCTAGATTTTGCTTATGAAAGCATTGCAGCCTTTTCGACAAGGAGAGACAATCAGGAGGCTGTTTTCGGAGCTGAAGAAGGTGTGAAAGACATAAG GGACGCTACATCTGCGCTTAAAGCTGAAGCGCTGGATTTGCAGAGACAACTGAAGCATCTGCAATCTCAATATGATATGCTCTCTGGGCAGGCCTCAACTTTAATACAAGGAAGAAGGGCACGGGTGGCAGCTACGTCTACTGTAAATGGACAACTAACTAACATTGATGACAGCCTTTCAGCAAGAAATTTGGAG ATGAATGCAGTTCTTGGAAGAATTGCCTCAACAACTCAAGAGTTGTCTCACTATCATTCAGGGGAAG AAAATGGCATATACTTATCTTATTCTGATTTTCATCCATACTTGCTCGTGGATACGTCATATGTGAAAGAGCTGAATCAATGGTTTACTAAGAAACTAGATACG GGTCCTTTCCGGTTAGTGGCTGAAGAGGGTAAATCTAAATGTTCCAGAGTGAGCCTTGATGACATCTCAAATACTTTAGTACAAG CAGATATGGAAAAATCACATCATCAGCGTGTATCTGAATTGCAAAGGCTTCGCTCCAT ATTTGGAACAAGTGAAAGACAGTGGGTGGAAGCACAAGTTCAAAATGCCAAGCAGCAAGCTATCCTCACAGCCTTGAAAGCTCAAGTAACATCAGATGAAGCCCACATTCATCTTGATATTCATTCTCTTAG GAGAAAGCATGCTGAATTGTCTGGAGAAATCACAAACCTGTATCACAAAGAAGAAAAGTTGTTGTCTGAG ACAATACCTGATCTTTGTTGGGAACTGGCTCAGCTGCAAGACACATATATCCTGCAAG GTGATTACGATTTGAAGGTCATGCGCCAAGAATACTACATTAATCGGCAAAAAGCG TTTATTGGTCATCTGACTAATCAGCTGGCAAGACATCAGTTTCTGAAAATAGCATGTCAGTTGGAAAAGAAGACCATGCTTGGGGCGTTTTCACTTCTTAAAGTAATTGAAATGGAGCTGCAAGGATACCTGTCAGCAACAAAGGGTCGTGTG GGGCGATGCATGGCATTGATTCAAGCAGCATCTGATGTACAAGAACAAGGGGCAGTGGATGATCGAGATACATTTCTGCATGGTGTTAGGGATCTTCTTAGTATTCATTCAA ATGCTCAAGCGAGCCTATCAACATATGTATCAGCTCCCGGCATTGCCCAGCAGATATCTGGACTTCATTCAGACCTGATGATTTTGCAGTCTGACCTCGAACATGCCCTTCCTGAAGACAGAAACCGATGTATTAATGAGCT ATGCACCCTTATTCAAAGTCTGCAGCAACTGCTATTTGCATCATCCACAACTGCACAGCCGAATCTGTCACCTCGG ATTTTAATGAAAGAGCTAAATGAGATGGAAAAGGTAAATGCAAAACTATCTGCTGCAGTAGAGGAAGTGACACTTGAGCATTGCAAAAAGAGTGAG ATTGTAAAGCATCATTCTCAAGAAATGGCACTTCAGAGACGCGTTTTTGTTGATTTCTTCTGCAATCCGGACCGACTCAGAAATCAAGTTCGGGAGCTTACTGCACGAGTCAGAGCACTGCAAGCATCTTAA